The following proteins are co-located in the Micromonospora viridifaciens genome:
- a CDS encoding helix-turn-helix transcriptional regulator produces the protein MNRTDRLYALVEELRAVSPRPRSARWLAQRFEVSARTIERDIGALQAAGVPIWAEPGRTGGYVVDRARTLPPVNLTPGEAVAMAVALHRLGGTPFAAAAGAALRKLVAVMPAADVAEAHRLAGRVHLIAGGPATPVPAAVADAVAARRVLRLTYADRAGADSVRDVEPLAYLGNATHWYLVAWCRLRDGLRCFRTDRIRSVRSLAEPVTRELQPGDLDIPHELVHPLSLV, from the coding sequence GTGAACCGGACCGACCGTCTCTACGCCCTGGTGGAGGAGTTGCGGGCGGTGTCGCCCCGGCCGCGCAGCGCCCGCTGGCTGGCCCAGCGCTTCGAGGTCAGCGCCCGGACCATCGAGCGCGACATCGGCGCGCTCCAGGCGGCCGGCGTGCCGATCTGGGCCGAGCCAGGCCGCACCGGCGGCTACGTGGTCGACCGGGCGCGCACCCTGCCGCCGGTCAACCTGACCCCGGGCGAGGCGGTGGCGATGGCCGTCGCGCTGCACCGGCTCGGCGGCACGCCGTTCGCCGCGGCCGCCGGCGCGGCGCTGCGCAAGCTGGTCGCGGTGATGCCGGCCGCCGACGTGGCCGAGGCGCACCGCCTCGCCGGCCGGGTGCACCTGATCGCCGGTGGACCGGCCACGCCCGTTCCGGCCGCCGTCGCCGACGCGGTCGCCGCGCGGCGGGTGCTCCGCCTGACGTACGCGGACCGCGCCGGCGCCGACTCGGTGCGCGACGTCGAGCCGCTGGCCTACCTGGGCAACGCGACCCACTGGTACCTGGTCGCCTGGTGCCGGCTGCGCGACGGCCTGCGCTGCTTCCGCACCGACCGGATCCGCTCGGTGCGTTCGCTGGCCGAGCCGGTGACCCGGGAGCTGCAACCTGGAGATCTCGACATCCCGCACGAGCTGGTGCACCCGCTCAGTCTGGTTTGA
- a CDS encoding VOC family protein: protein MSSTPITWFEIGSDRPDEVERFYADLFGWSFEEQGAPDRSYRVTTAGGEQGIGGAVRATGGDSPNYAIFYAEVADVAETCRQVEAAGGKVLVPLRTAPSGLSFAHLLDPSGNRLGVFTPPPAG, encoded by the coding sequence ATGTCCAGCACCCCCATCACCTGGTTCGAGATCGGCTCGGATCGTCCGGACGAGGTCGAGCGCTTCTACGCGGACCTGTTCGGCTGGAGCTTCGAGGAGCAGGGGGCGCCGGACCGGTCGTACCGGGTGACGACAGCTGGCGGGGAGCAGGGGATCGGTGGGGCGGTCCGGGCCACGGGCGGCGACTCGCCGAACTACGCGATCTTCTACGCCGAGGTGGCGGACGTGGCGGAGACCTGCCGGCAGGTCGAGGCGGCCGGCGGCAAGGTGCTGGTGCCGCTGCGGACCGCGCCGAGCGGGTTGAGCTTCGCCCACCTGCTCGACCCGTCCGGGAACCGCCTCGGCGTCTTCACCCCGCCGCCTGCGGGGTGA
- a CDS encoding Vgb family protein: MTRPVIREIPLTGPGSGPYAVTAGPDGALWLTLAGTGGVARLGRDGAVRTYRDDPAESRPLIITAGPDGALWYTRSGDHRLGRITVDGESTSVALPAGTGPCGLAVGPDDALWYAGMGDDTIGRVTVDGAVTTFSLPVTGGFPSMLAAGPDDALWFTLNQANAIGRIDLDGDVTLHALPTEAAGPVGITLGGDGALWFVEIAAGQLGRITPDGRIEGFPLPDRAARPHAIVADPAGGCWFTEWGANRIGHIDPAGRITAHDLPTPRSEPHGLTVTPDATVWIALETGAVAHLTP, translated from the coding sequence GTGACCAGACCCGTCATCCGCGAGATCCCCCTCACCGGTCCGGGCTCCGGGCCGTACGCCGTCACGGCCGGTCCGGACGGCGCGCTCTGGCTGACCCTGGCCGGGACCGGTGGCGTGGCCCGGCTCGGGCGGGACGGCGCGGTCCGCACCTACCGCGACGACCCGGCGGAGAGCCGGCCGCTGATCATCACGGCCGGGCCCGACGGCGCGCTCTGGTACACCCGCTCCGGCGACCACCGGCTCGGCCGGATCACCGTCGACGGGGAGAGCACGTCCGTCGCGCTGCCAGCGGGGACCGGCCCCTGCGGCCTCGCCGTCGGCCCGGACGATGCCCTCTGGTACGCGGGGATGGGCGACGACACGATCGGCCGGGTCACCGTGGACGGGGCGGTGACCACGTTCTCCCTGCCGGTGACCGGCGGGTTCCCGTCGATGCTGGCCGCCGGCCCGGACGACGCTCTCTGGTTCACCCTCAACCAGGCGAACGCGATCGGCCGGATCGACCTCGACGGCGACGTGACCCTGCACGCCCTGCCCACCGAGGCGGCCGGACCGGTGGGCATCACCCTCGGCGGCGACGGCGCGCTCTGGTTCGTCGAGATCGCCGCCGGGCAGCTGGGCCGGATCACACCCGACGGCCGGATCGAGGGGTTCCCGCTGCCGGACCGGGCCGCCCGGCCGCACGCGATCGTCGCCGACCCGGCCGGGGGCTGCTGGTTCACCGAATGGGGGGCGAACCGGATCGGCCACATCGACCCCGCCGGCCGGATCACCGCTCACGATCTGCCCACTCCGCGGTCGGAACCGCACGGCCTCACCGTCACTCCCGACGCCACGGTCTGGATCGCCCTGGAGACCGGCGCGGTCGCCCACCTGACCCCCTGA
- a CDS encoding S66 peptidase family protein, translating into MPTDDCLRPPVLRPGDTVMLVSPSGPTRPERVARGIELLTGWGLRPVLAPNAYARQGYLAGGDELRAANLNAAFADPEVRGVICTRGGYGAQRVVDLVDMDVVRRDPKVVAGFSDITALQFALWRGARLASVHGPGAAWLDDRTPPRSAESLHAALMTTEPVTVEAVKEEETYPVRVPGRAEGRLLGGNLCLITASIGTPDMPDLTGAVLLIEEVQEPPYKIDRMLTQLRRCGALAGVAGVAVGQFTECADGWDTTVADVLTERLGDLGVPVLGGLPIGHGVGQLTVPVGTPAVLDATAGTLTTAPAVR; encoded by the coding sequence GTGCCCACCGACGACTGTCTGCGCCCCCCGGTCCTGCGTCCCGGCGACACGGTGATGCTGGTGTCGCCCTCCGGCCCGACCCGCCCGGAGCGGGTGGCCCGCGGCATCGAGCTGCTGACCGGCTGGGGGCTGCGCCCGGTGCTGGCGCCGAACGCGTACGCCCGCCAGGGCTACCTGGCCGGCGGGGACGAGTTGCGGGCCGCCAACCTGAACGCCGCCTTCGCCGACCCCGAGGTACGCGGGGTGATCTGCACCCGGGGCGGCTACGGCGCGCAGCGGGTGGTCGACCTGGTCGACATGGACGTGGTCCGGCGGGACCCGAAGGTGGTGGCCGGCTTCTCGGACATCACCGCGCTGCAGTTCGCGCTCTGGCGCGGCGCCCGGCTGGCGAGCGTGCACGGACCGGGGGCGGCGTGGTTGGACGACCGCACCCCGCCCCGCTCGGCGGAATCACTGCACGCCGCGCTGATGACCACCGAGCCGGTGACCGTCGAGGCGGTGAAGGAGGAGGAGACGTACCCGGTCCGGGTGCCCGGCCGGGCCGAGGGCCGGCTGCTGGGCGGCAACCTCTGCCTGATCACCGCCTCGATCGGCACCCCCGACATGCCGGACCTGACCGGGGCGGTGCTGCTGATCGAGGAGGTGCAGGAGCCGCCGTACAAGATCGACCGGATGCTCACCCAGCTGCGCCGCTGCGGCGCGCTGGCCGGGGTCGCCGGGGTGGCGGTGGGCCAGTTCACCGAGTGCGCGGACGGTTGGGACACCACCGTCGCCGACGTGTTGACCGAGCGCCTGGGCGACCTCGGCGTACCGGTCCTCGGCGGCCTCCCGATCGGCCACGGCGTCGGCCAGCTCACCGTGCCCGTGGGCACCCCCGCCGTCCTGGACGCCACCGCCGGCACCCTGACCACCGCCCCCGCCGTCCGCTGA
- a CDS encoding type 1 glutamine amidotransferase has translation MATALVIENDPTDDLRRLGEWLTEGGVELRVLRPHAGDALPADLDGYAALVVLGGEQQAYPLPDGSPGAPWFPALEGLLRKAVRQRIPTLGVCLGAQLLATAHAGQVERSPSGPEVGPTVVGKRDAADNDPLFRYVPLMPDVFQWHADEITELPHGATLLAASTRYPHQAFRLGDRAWGLQFHIECDTAMIADWARDSTLLAELGYDPELVVAACDRVMVDVEEVWQPFAVRFAALALGELDDTTPHRSLPLLGH, from the coding sequence GTGGCGACCGCGCTGGTGATCGAGAACGACCCGACCGACGACCTCCGCCGATTGGGGGAGTGGCTGACCGAGGGGGGTGTCGAGCTGCGGGTGCTCCGCCCGCACGCCGGCGACGCGCTCCCCGCCGACCTCGACGGGTACGCCGCGCTGGTGGTGCTCGGCGGGGAGCAGCAGGCGTACCCGCTGCCCGACGGCAGCCCCGGCGCCCCGTGGTTCCCCGCCCTCGAGGGGCTGCTGCGCAAGGCGGTCCGGCAGCGGATCCCCACCCTCGGCGTGTGCCTCGGGGCACAACTGCTGGCCACCGCGCACGCCGGGCAGGTCGAGCGGAGCCCGTCCGGGCCGGAGGTCGGGCCGACGGTGGTCGGCAAGCGGGACGCCGCCGACAACGACCCGCTCTTCCGGTACGTGCCACTGATGCCGGACGTGTTCCAGTGGCACGCCGACGAGATCACCGAGCTGCCGCACGGGGCCACCCTGCTCGCCGCCTCCACCCGCTACCCGCACCAGGCGTTCCGCCTCGGCGACCGGGCCTGGGGGCTGCAGTTCCACATCGAGTGCGACACCGCGATGATCGCCGACTGGGCCCGCGACTCCACGCTCCTGGCCGAGCTTGGCTACGACCCGGAGCTGGTGGTGGCCGCCTGCGACCGGGTGATGGTCGACGTCGAGGAGGTGTGGCAGCCGTTCGCCGTCCGGTTCGCCGCCCTCGCCCTCGGCGAGCTGGACGACACCACTCCCCACCGCAGCCTGCCGTTGCTCGGGCACTGA
- a CDS encoding bifunctional [glutamine synthetase] adenylyltransferase/[glutamine synthetase]-adenylyl-L-tyrosine phosphorylase, producing the protein MTRPSRGRLARYGFAEDDGRARAADLLGPDGLGLWRPDVQEPTDERAAELLVALSRAADPGLALRQLHRLVEAERRTVVDEPGVLDALAADPGLRRRLVAVLGASAALGDHLVANPGQWAVLATGPGGLAPAADGRLDLAVAARLAPAAGPGVPMLRQAYRLALLRIAAADLTGGRGLEQTMAALSGLADATLAAAYQLAVDELPEDTSRPRLAVVAMGKCGGEELNYVSDVDVIFVAASDDDLAAATRVATRLIQVCGLVAWPVDAALRPEGNRGPLVRTLASHLAYYRRWARTWEFQALLKARPAAGDLDLAREWIEALAPLVWTAAERPEAVEDVRAMRRKIIDNIPPKELEREIKRGSGGLRDIEFAVQLLQLVHGRVDESLRAPGTIPALGALVAGGYVGRADGEALLHGYRFLRGVEHRLQLQGLRRTHTVPAEPAALRWLAAALGYQATPGRSAVEEFRAEWVTHATEVRRLHAKLLYRPLLEAVARVPAEGLRLTPEAARHRLEILGFADPAGALRHLQALTGGVSRTAAIQRTLLPVLLSEFADAPEPDRGLLNYRQVSDKLGSTPWYLRLLRDSGPVARRLARVLSSSRYAADLLAREPEALRLLAEDAELTPRGRAVLCEGFVAAAARHDDPIEAVRAVRALRRRELLRLACADVLSRAGALAPAPSRAEHSGRAQAPTPGRAEPDDPAGARTLAPGRAEPDGRGALGLADVTAVGAALSDVADATLAAALRAARAAQPAPPGLRFAVIGMGRLGGYESNYLSDADVLFVYDPPPGVDEGTASAAAHAIAEELRRLLSAPAPDPPLGVDADLRPEGRQGPLVRSLAAYAQYYARWARVWEAQALLRARFVCGDADLGAEFEAMIDPVRYPAGGLTREQVVEIRRIKARVETERLPRGADPTTHTKLGRGGLADVEWAVQLLQLRHAGQLPELRGTRTLDALAAARDAGLVEPEDAAAMAAGWALAAQVRNALMLVRGRAGDQLPRHGVELAGVVRLLGGDDPGEFLDEYLRTGRRSRTAMQRVLDAPA; encoded by the coding sequence ATGACCCGCCCGAGCAGGGGACGCCTGGCCCGGTACGGCTTCGCCGAGGACGACGGCCGGGCCCGGGCCGCCGACCTGCTCGGGCCGGACGGGCTCGGGCTGTGGCGGCCGGACGTCCAGGAGCCCACCGACGAGCGGGCCGCCGAGCTGCTGGTCGCCCTCTCCCGGGCCGCCGACCCGGGTCTGGCGCTGCGCCAGCTGCACCGCCTCGTCGAGGCGGAACGCCGCACCGTGGTGGACGAGCCGGGGGTGCTGGACGCCCTGGCCGCCGATCCGGGGCTGCGCCGACGCCTGGTGGCGGTGCTCGGCGCCTCCGCGGCGCTCGGCGACCACCTGGTCGCGAACCCCGGCCAGTGGGCGGTCCTGGCCACCGGCCCGGGCGGGTTGGCGCCCGCCGCCGACGGGCGGCTCGACCTGGCCGTCGCCGCCCGGCTGGCCCCCGCCGCCGGCCCAGGGGTGCCGATGCTGCGGCAGGCGTACCGGCTGGCGTTGCTGCGGATCGCGGCGGCGGACCTGACGGGCGGGCGCGGGCTGGAGCAGACCATGGCGGCGCTCTCCGGGCTCGCCGACGCCACCCTCGCCGCCGCGTACCAGCTCGCCGTGGACGAGCTGCCCGAGGACACGTCCCGGCCGCGGCTGGCCGTGGTGGCGATGGGCAAGTGCGGCGGCGAGGAGCTGAACTACGTCTCCGACGTGGACGTCATCTTCGTCGCCGCCTCCGACGACGATCTGGCCGCCGCGACCCGGGTCGCCACCCGGCTGATCCAGGTGTGCGGGCTGGTCGCCTGGCCGGTGGACGCCGCGCTGCGGCCGGAGGGCAACCGGGGGCCGCTGGTGCGTACCCTCGCCAGCCACCTGGCCTACTACCGCCGATGGGCCCGCACCTGGGAGTTCCAGGCGCTGCTCAAGGCCCGGCCGGCGGCCGGCGATCTGGACCTCGCTCGGGAATGGATCGAGGCGCTCGCGCCGCTGGTGTGGACCGCCGCGGAACGGCCGGAGGCGGTCGAGGACGTCCGCGCGATGCGCCGGAAGATCATCGACAACATCCCGCCGAAGGAGCTGGAACGCGAGATCAAGCGCGGCTCGGGCGGCCTGCGCGACATCGAGTTCGCGGTCCAGCTGCTCCAGCTCGTGCACGGCCGGGTCGACGAGTCGCTGCGCGCGCCCGGCACCATCCCGGCGCTGGGTGCCCTGGTCGCCGGCGGCTACGTGGGTCGGGCCGACGGGGAGGCGCTGCTGCACGGCTACCGCTTCCTGCGCGGCGTCGAGCACCGGCTCCAGCTGCAGGGCCTGCGCCGCACCCACACCGTGCCGGCCGAGCCGGCCGCGCTGCGCTGGCTGGCCGCCGCGCTCGGCTACCAGGCCACCCCGGGTCGCAGCGCCGTCGAGGAGTTCCGCGCCGAGTGGGTCACCCACGCCACCGAGGTACGCAGGCTGCACGCGAAGCTGCTCTACCGGCCGCTGCTGGAGGCGGTGGCCCGGGTGCCCGCCGAGGGGCTGCGGCTCACCCCGGAGGCGGCCCGGCACCGGCTGGAGATCCTCGGCTTCGCCGACCCGGCCGGGGCGCTGCGTCACCTCCAGGCCCTTACCGGCGGGGTGAGCCGGACCGCCGCGATCCAGCGCACCCTGCTGCCGGTGCTGCTCAGCGAGTTCGCCGACGCCCCGGAGCCGGACCGGGGGCTGCTCAACTACCGGCAGGTCTCCGACAAGCTCGGCAGTACCCCCTGGTACCTGCGGCTGCTGCGGGACTCCGGCCCGGTCGCCCGCCGGCTGGCCCGGGTGCTCTCCTCCTCCCGGTACGCCGCCGACCTGCTGGCCCGCGAGCCGGAGGCGCTGCGGTTGCTGGCCGAGGACGCCGAGCTGACCCCGCGCGGCCGCGCGGTGCTCTGCGAGGGCTTCGTCGCGGCGGCGGCCCGGCACGACGACCCGATTGAGGCGGTCCGGGCGGTCCGCGCGCTGCGCCGCCGGGAGCTGCTCCGCCTCGCCTGCGCCGACGTGCTGAGCCGGGCCGGGGCGCTGGCCCCCGCCCCGAGCCGCGCCGAGCATTCCGGCCGGGCGCAGGCCCCCACCCCGGGCCGCGCCGAGCCGGACGACCCGGCTGGGGCGCGGACCCTCGCCCCAGGCCGCGCCGAGCCGGACGGCCGGGGAGCGCTCGGCCTCGCCGACGTCACCGCCGTCGGCGCCGCCCTCTCCGACGTCGCCGACGCCACCCTGGCCGCGGCGCTGCGGGCCGCCCGGGCCGCCCAGCCGGCGCCGCCCGGGCTGCGCTTCGCGGTGATCGGGATGGGCCGGCTCGGCGGGTACGAGTCGAACTACCTCTCCGATGCCGACGTGCTCTTCGTCTACGACCCGCCGCCGGGCGTGGACGAGGGGACGGCCAGCGCGGCGGCCCACGCGATCGCCGAGGAGCTGCGCCGGCTGCTCTCCGCGCCGGCCCCCGACCCGCCGCTCGGGGTGGACGCCGACCTGCGCCCGGAGGGCCGGCAGGGTCCGTTGGTCCGCAGCCTCGCCGCGTACGCCCAGTACTACGCCCGCTGGGCGCGGGTGTGGGAGGCGCAGGCGTTGTTGCGGGCCCGGTTCGTGTGCGGGGACGCCGACCTGGGCGCCGAGTTCGAGGCGATGATCGACCCGGTGCGGTACCCGGCCGGCGGGCTGACCCGCGAGCAGGTGGTGGAGATCCGCCGGATCAAGGCCCGGGTGGAGACCGAACGGCTGCCCCGGGGCGCGGACCCGACCACCCACACGAAGCTGGGTCGGGGCGGCCTCGCCGACGTCGAGTGGGCGGTGCAGCTGCTCCAGCTCCGGCACGCCGGCCAGCTGCCCGAGCTGCGCGGCACGCGTACCCTCGACGCCCTCGCCGCCGCCCGCGACGCCGGCCTGGTGGAGCCCGAGGACGCGGCGGCGATGGCCGCCGGCTGGGCCCTCGCCGCGCAGGTCCGCAACGCGCTGATGCTGGTCCGTGGCCGAGCCGGGGACCAGCTGCCCCGGCACGGGGTGGAGCTGGCCGGGGTGGTGCGCCTGCTCGGCGGCGACGACCCGGGCGAGTTCCTCGACGAGTACCTGCGCACGGGCCGCCGCTCCCGCACCGCGATGCAGCGGGTGCTGGACGCCCCGGCCTGA
- the mptB gene encoding polyprenol phosphomannose-dependent alpha 1,6 mannosyltransferase MptB has product MPHPLSRWIGLAGSVLLAVAAFLGGALPHGDLRPTPVSIWQGPNGPLIIGAWLVGTALLGWAWWSLRDRVPSTRWVLVTIALWLLPMLVIPALGSRDAYAYACQGASYNAGINPYEQGVSTLPCPWLDTISYIWRDTPAPYGPLFVMISGAIVAATGSLLGSVALFRALAVVGVALTAVSLPVLARRCGVPPQRALWLALACPLVPVHVIGGAHNDALMVGFLTAGLAVVAARPGRPLPLLGGGLLLGLAAAVKVTALVVVPFAALAAIVGPYRIRALVRDGGWVVGGALAALAGATVAAGLGLGFISGLEQGGLVVAWSSPPTAVGQTVGYLALIFGAHVDALPVTRGIGMAVLAVLLLWLWWRARHREPFWHAGLALTAVVALAPLFHPWYWTWPLAVLAATARRTGWFALVALVSSFLVLADGTGLPRWTKMPGAPLMTLLVIVVAVWLVRSARADRQPAPVNRGECAGE; this is encoded by the coding sequence GTGCCTCACCCACTCTCGCGCTGGATCGGCCTGGCGGGCTCGGTGCTGCTCGCCGTGGCCGCCTTCCTCGGCGGCGCGCTCCCTCACGGCGACCTGCGTCCCACTCCGGTCAGCATCTGGCAGGGCCCGAACGGCCCCTTGATCATCGGCGCCTGGCTGGTCGGCACGGCGCTGCTGGGCTGGGCCTGGTGGTCGCTGCGAGACCGGGTGCCGTCGACCCGTTGGGTGCTGGTCACGATCGCGCTCTGGCTGCTGCCGATGCTCGTCATCCCGGCGCTCGGCAGCCGCGACGCGTACGCGTACGCCTGCCAGGGCGCCAGCTACAACGCCGGGATCAACCCGTACGAGCAGGGCGTGTCCACCCTGCCCTGCCCGTGGCTGGACACCATCTCGTACATCTGGCGGGACACCCCGGCCCCGTACGGTCCGCTCTTCGTGATGATCAGCGGTGCGATCGTGGCGGCCACCGGGTCGCTGCTCGGCAGCGTCGCGCTGTTCCGGGCGCTCGCGGTCGTCGGGGTGGCGCTGACCGCCGTCTCCCTGCCGGTGCTGGCCCGCCGCTGCGGGGTGCCGCCGCAGCGCGCGCTCTGGCTGGCGCTGGCCTGCCCGCTGGTGCCCGTGCACGTGATCGGCGGCGCGCACAACGACGCGCTCATGGTGGGCTTCCTCACCGCCGGGCTGGCGGTGGTGGCTGCCCGACCGGGCCGGCCGCTGCCGCTGCTCGGGGGTGGGCTGCTGCTCGGGCTGGCCGCCGCGGTCAAGGTCACCGCGCTGGTCGTGGTGCCGTTCGCGGCGCTGGCCGCGATCGTCGGGCCGTACCGGATCCGGGCGCTGGTCCGCGACGGTGGGTGGGTGGTCGGCGGCGCGCTGGCGGCACTGGCCGGGGCGACCGTGGCCGCGGGCCTGGGCCTCGGTTTCATCAGCGGGTTGGAGCAGGGCGGGCTGGTGGTCGCGTGGAGCTCGCCGCCGACCGCGGTCGGGCAGACCGTCGGCTACCTCGCGCTGATCTTCGGCGCGCACGTGGACGCACTGCCGGTGACCCGGGGGATCGGGATGGCGGTGCTCGCGGTGCTGCTGCTCTGGCTCTGGTGGCGGGCCCGCCACCGGGAGCCGTTCTGGCACGCCGGCCTGGCGCTCACCGCGGTGGTCGCGCTCGCCCCGCTGTTCCACCCGTGGTACTGGACGTGGCCGCTGGCCGTGCTCGCCGCGACCGCCCGGCGGACCGGCTGGTTCGCGCTGGTCGCGCTGGTCTCCTCGTTCCTGGTCCTGGCCGACGGGACCGGCCTGCCCCGGTGGACCAAGATGCCCGGCGCGCCGCTGATGACCCTGTTGGTGATCGTGGTGGCGGTTTGGTTGGTACGGTCGGCTCGTGCTGACCGCCAGCCGGCCCCCGTCAACCGAGGAGAGTGTGCCGGTGAGTGA
- the mptB gene encoding polyprenol phosphomannose-dependent alpha 1,6 mannosyltransferase MptB: MSERDGPVRPVAADIARYAGLVGAVLLAVAGWLGGALPAAAVAANGSLLDMWRAPYGPAILGCWLVGTALLVGAWWSLRWGAPSTRWAYLTAGLWLLPLLVAPPMGSRDVYSYACQGWSWIHGVDPYQVGVAAAGCPWTDAVSPIWRDTPAPYGPVFVLLAGLAVLLGGGLTGTIVLLRVIAVAGVLLAALCLPGLARVVGVPTRRAAWLVLACPLVGVHLVAGAHNDAIGLGLLLFGLLVLVRRPGRPRALLVAGVLLGLAVAVKAFAVVVLPFAALAAVLGRYTVRALLRDAGWLAAGVVAALVVTSLATGLGLGWVAGLAHSGESQQWTSPPTAVGFVIDYTGDLFGRELHAVPVVRLVALAVLAVLLVALWWRAWTELRRVGDVRQRVARLAAARPRVALTGAGLALAATLLLAPVFHPWYAAWPLALLAVAMLSVARTVWFVAPCLVASCLTLPNGASLARFTKAPGAIVMTGLVVAVVVWAIRAGLARRPR, from the coding sequence GTGAGTGAGCGCGACGGGCCGGTCCGGCCCGTCGCCGCCGACATCGCCCGCTACGCCGGCCTCGTCGGGGCCGTACTGCTGGCCGTCGCCGGCTGGCTGGGTGGTGCGCTGCCCGCCGCCGCCGTCGCCGCCAACGGCAGCCTCCTCGACATGTGGCGAGCCCCGTACGGCCCGGCGATCCTCGGCTGCTGGCTGGTCGGCACGGCGCTGCTGGTGGGGGCCTGGTGGTCGCTGCGCTGGGGCGCCCCGTCGACCCGATGGGCGTACCTGACCGCCGGGCTCTGGCTGCTGCCGCTGCTGGTCGCGCCGCCGATGGGCAGCCGGGACGTCTACTCGTACGCCTGCCAGGGCTGGTCCTGGATCCACGGCGTCGACCCGTACCAGGTCGGGGTGGCGGCTGCCGGCTGCCCGTGGACCGACGCGGTGTCGCCGATCTGGCGGGACACGCCGGCACCGTACGGGCCGGTCTTCGTCCTGCTGGCGGGTTTGGCGGTGCTGCTCGGGGGCGGCCTGACCGGGACGATCGTGCTGCTGCGGGTGATCGCGGTGGCCGGCGTGCTGCTGGCCGCGCTCTGCCTGCCCGGGCTGGCCCGCGTGGTCGGGGTGCCGACCCGGCGGGCGGCCTGGCTGGTGCTGGCCTGCCCGCTCGTCGGGGTGCACCTGGTGGCCGGCGCGCACAACGACGCGATCGGGCTCGGGCTGCTCCTGTTCGGCCTGCTGGTGCTGGTGCGCCGGCCGGGCAGGCCGCGGGCGCTGCTGGTGGCCGGGGTGCTGCTGGGGCTGGCGGTGGCGGTGAAGGCGTTCGCCGTGGTGGTGCTCCCGTTCGCCGCGCTCGCCGCGGTGCTGGGCCGCTACACCGTGCGGGCCCTGCTGCGCGACGCCGGCTGGCTGGCCGCGGGCGTGGTGGCGGCGCTGGTGGTCACGTCGCTGGCCACCGGGCTGGGCCTGGGTTGGGTGGCCGGCCTGGCCCACAGCGGCGAGTCGCAGCAGTGGACCTCGCCGCCGACCGCGGTGGGTTTCGTGATCGACTACACGGGCGACCTGTTCGGCCGGGAGCTGCACGCGGTGCCGGTGGTCCGGCTGGTGGCGCTGGCGGTGCTCGCGGTGCTGCTGGTGGCGCTGTGGTGGCGGGCCTGGACGGAGCTGCGCCGGGTGGGCGACGTCCGGCAGCGGGTGGCGCGGCTGGCCGCCGCCCGGCCCCGGGTGGCGCTGACCGGGGCAGGTCTGGCGCTGGCCGCCACGCTGCTGCTCGCCCCGGTCTTCCACCCCTGGTACGCGGCCTGGCCGCTGGCGCTGCTGGCGGTGGCGATGCTGTCGGTGGCCCGGACGGTGTGGTTCGTGGCGCCCTGCCTGGTGGCCTCCTGCCTCACCCTGCCCAACGGCGCCAGCCTGGCCCGGTTCACCAAGGCGCCCGGGGCGATCGTGATGACGGGGCTCGTCGTGGCGGTGGTCGTCTGGGCGATCCGGGCCGGGCTGGCTCGCCGCCCCCGCTGA
- a CDS encoding ArsR/SmtB family transcription factor produces MAGDRLSVIFAALADPTRRAILARLAEGDATVTELAEPFAISLPAISRHLKVLEHAGLITRSKSAQWRSSSLNPEPLREATAWMERYRQFWDASFDRLDAHLKRIQAQSERNEQ; encoded by the coding sequence GTGGCAGGCGACCGACTCAGCGTCATCTTCGCGGCGCTGGCCGACCCCACCCGCCGGGCGATCCTCGCCAGGCTGGCGGAGGGGGACGCCACCGTCACGGAGTTGGCCGAGCCGTTCGCGATCAGCCTCCCGGCGATCTCGCGGCACCTGAAGGTGCTCGAGCACGCCGGTCTGATCACCCGGTCGAAAAGCGCCCAGTGGCGCTCCAGCAGCCTCAATCCCGAGCCGTTGCGCGAGGCGACGGCCTGGATGGAGCGCTACCGGCAGTTCTGGGATGCGAGCTTCGACCGGCTCGACGCCCACCTCAAGCGGATCCAGGCGCAGTCGGAGCGGAACGAGCAGTGA
- a CDS encoding SRPBCC family protein, protein MSDTTVTQELVITRVFDAPRELVWRAFTDPEQFAQWFGPVGWSVPRDTVDMDVRVGGHQRFVMVNDEDPSMTSPADGIFSEVVEHELLVGYEEAHGVPGLPDGTRFTLRLEFHEEPGGKTRLELRQGPFDPNVRSGAEEGWGSSFTKLDALLAR, encoded by the coding sequence ATGAGCGACACCACGGTGACCCAGGAACTCGTCATCACCCGCGTCTTCGACGCCCCGCGCGAGCTGGTGTGGCGCGCGTTCACCGATCCGGAGCAGTTCGCCCAGTGGTTCGGCCCGGTCGGCTGGTCGGTGCCGCGGGACACCGTCGACATGGACGTCCGGGTCGGCGGGCACCAGCGATTCGTGATGGTGAACGACGAGGACCCGAGCATGACCTCGCCGGCCGACGGCATCTTCAGTGAGGTGGTGGAGCACGAGCTGCTGGTCGGCTACGAGGAGGCCCACGGCGTCCCCGGCCTGCCGGACGGCACGCGGTTCACCCTGCGGCTGGAGTTCCACGAGGAGCCCGGCGGCAAGACCCGGCTGGAGCTGCGCCAGGGCCCGTTCGACCCGAACGTCCGGTCCGGTGCCGAGGAGGGCTGGGGCAGCAGCTTCACCAAGCTGGACGCCCTGCTCGCCCGCTGA